CCAATCGCTGTTGTCTCCAGATTTTTTTGATTCCCTTATTTAAAGGGAAAATCCGGAGACAAAGGCGCACGCTTCGCTTCTTCAGATTCGATTTCGTCCCCTCCACTACGTTTGCACGAATCACCGTATCTTTCGAATTGGGGTGCAGCAATAGGTGACGTTCCGGTTACGAATCGATCTTCTGATCGCTGTTGTCTCCAGATTTTTTTTGATTCCCTTTTTTAAAGGGAAAATCCGGACACAAAGACGCACGCTTCGCTTCTTCAGATTCGATTTCGTCCCCTCCACTACGCTTGCACGAATCACCATATCTTTCGAATTGGGGTGCGGCAATTAGGTGACGTTCCGGGTTCGAATCGATCTTCCGATCGCTGTTGTCTCCAGATTTTTTGATTCCCTTTCTTAAAGGGAAAATCCGGAGACAAAGGCGCACGCTTCACTACTTCGGTAACAATTTCGTCTTCTTCGCTGCGTTTGCACGAATCACCGTATCTATCGAATTGGGGTGGGGTAATTTAGGTCGCTTCCACTCTGAATTCCTTTAGGCTTGTCATGGTTGTCTTTTCTTACTCATAGGATGAGTTAAGGAACCGGACGGAAGGAATGATATTTCTATGTTTAGAGATGTTATATTGCCCCTACTCTATGGGCTTATTATCTTTTTTGGTGGCATGAAGCTGATGGAAACGGCCTTGCAACGCATGGCAGGGCCCATGTTGGCAGATTGGCTCAATCGTGCCACCTCTGCTCCATGGAAAGGCATGGCCTTCAGTGCGGGCGCAACGGCCCTGTTACAGAGCAGTACTGCGGTCACCGTACTCACCATTGGACTGGCTAATGCCAGATTAATTACCTATGGACGCACACTTGGCATCATCCTCGGCACCAACATCGGGACATGCCTGACAACGGAGCTGGTGGGACTACAGATCGGACGTGCTTCCCTGCCGCTACTCGTCCTGTCGCTAACGGGCTGGGCCATGTTTGTTGTTCTTGGTGAACGCAATCTGGTCGCTCCTGAACGCACGCGCCAGACTCTGTTTAACATCCAGTACAGCTTCCTCGCAGCTGCGGGATTTGCACTTGTTATGACAGGCATTCAGGTGATGCAATCCATTGCCTTACCCTTGCGGAGCATGGGCGTATTTCAATGGTTTCTCGACCGCTCGGCCGACAGCTTGTGGTGGGGCTTCCTGGCAGGCGCCTGTCTGACAGCACTCATTCACAGCAGCGCAGCTGTCATTAGCATGGCGATTACGCTCGCAGCCACAGGGGTATTACCTGTGGAGATCGGCATCGCCATTGTGATCGGGTCCAATGTGGGGACCTGCATCACTGCTGTGATTGCTGCCGCGGGCGGAGCATCCGCAGGCAAATTTGTCGCAGCCTCCCATGTTGTATTAAACATTGCGGGAGCGCTGCTGTTTATGCCGCTGATCGGCCAGCTGCATGCAGCTTCGGCCTGGCTGTCAGCGGACAACGGGGCACAGATTGCGCATGCCCAGACCCTTTTTAACATCACTAGCTCACTGCTTGCTTTACCGTTCTGCTACTTGCCAATCTGGCACAAAAAACCACCGGTCCACGCCCCCGCGGCGAAGTCACCCGTGGCTTGATGATCTGCCTATCCAGACCCACAGAGCGCGCGGCTAACTGACTCGAACAATAGTGCGTTATACGTTAATGCCTAACTTGTTCAGGGCTACACGCAAGATATCATCGTTATTATCATATCCGCTCTGATGCTGTAAGGACCATGCTTCTTCCGGAGCATACCAATCCACACCCTTGATTTCTTCAATCTGAGGCTGTAGATCACCACTCTCGGCTTCAACGAGATAATAATGAACTTCCTTGTCCACCGGACCAAAATCTGCATGTTGGTACGTGTAAGCAATGATATCAACCGGCTCTACAATGC
This Paenibacillus xylanexedens DNA region includes the following protein-coding sequences:
- a CDS encoding Na/Pi cotransporter family protein, producing MFRDVILPLLYGLIIFFGGMKLMETALQRMAGPMLADWLNRATSAPWKGMAFSAGATALLQSSTAVTVLTIGLANARLITYGRTLGIILGTNIGTCLTTELVGLQIGRASLPLLVLSLTGWAMFVVLGERNLVAPERTRQTLFNIQYSFLAAAGFALVMTGIQVMQSIALPLRSMGVFQWFLDRSADSLWWGFLAGACLTALIHSSAAVISMAITLAATGVLPVEIGIAIVIGSNVGTCITAVIAAAGGASAGKFVAASHVVLNIAGALLFMPLIGQLHAASAWLSADNGAQIAHAQTLFNITSSLLALPFCYLPIWHKKPPVHAPAAKSPVA
- a CDS encoding NUDIX hydrolase — its product is MMNKKEISAGGVVYRTGEDGRLQIQLIVDRYGKTTLAKGKMEDGETIEQTALREILEETGMVGRIVEPVDIIAYTYQHADFGPVDKEVHYYLVEAESGDLQPQIEEIKGVDWYAPEEAWSLQHQSGYDNNDDILRVALNKLGINV